The Montipora capricornis isolate CH-2021 chromosome 6, ASM3666992v2, whole genome shotgun sequence genome has a window encoding:
- the LOC138054299 gene encoding uncharacterized protein, giving the protein MSAPREEERNSQEDKNSSPEGGIGTLAGILQGIQTSLADLSAATKSQSAAFQSLHKDLLLREDSSDEHKDNDSGETSTVDPTRVVTALLASSSDGVNSQTTTCQESSDPEQKSDLLDSLTQAFISSVKKSPPIATQIADLIDNILSRKLSADTAKERGEKYFPPENCSRVNVGTVTVNEEIWDLLSRRAKTVDLAFQRVQDTLTQGLSSLALLPDKLAKDAQTNTRISAKDVLQHVMDSLVLISQANWSLNMKRREQIKPDLESPFTRLCKPEIAPTTKLFGDGLSKQLKELTEHYNIEFEETPPLQIVLPKNIIFSASDREIVNNEIAKLLSKGVIEGAHYTSDSYISNVFVRPKKDNTHRMILNLKSLNKFVAYHHFKMDTFQTAVKLILPGCFMASVDLRDAYYSIPIVSEDRKFLMFEWQGSYFQFTCLPKGLSCAPRIFTKILKPVYAHLRVLGHTCMGHIDDSLLIAQNPNDCVNNIHDTVRLFSKLGFIVHPEKSILKPTQEIEFLGFIINSLTMTVRLSASKSTKVQKACQDLLKSKHITVRDVAHVIGLLVSSLPTVQFGDLYYRRLEINKITALRQNQGDYDAVMSLCEHSKAELLWWINNVAQSQRLLLTTNPYLILTTDDSRLGWGVGWHWNAEEQGFHINYLEMKAVLLGLKSLCPNAHNTHICVQSDNTNTVTYINALGGVKSETCNDMALQIWEWCIARQIWLSARHIPGSQNIQADRASRAFKDSIEWSLSNEVFQSILSHWGPFHLDMFASRLNYKVKDYVAWRPDPGAAFIDAFCVNWEPYFFYAFPPFSLIPRYLTKIENDQDTGVLIVSYWTTQSWFTPLLNLLVDNPLLLPQSDNLLLLPHTGEQHPLRTKMRLMACKLSGQASCREMFLTKQPKSSCIPGGIKYDAINTAKSAISAITEPKHGLTLGSQPLISGFMKGVFLSRPPVPRYEATWDVQVVLSHLASFAPVNQLDLKSLTHKLVMLVALISAQRMQSIHLLDLQLMKTGTDMVEFAFPTHIKQSRPGYKNPSLQLKAYPADPGLCVVTHLREYLVRTQELRGSESKLCISYVRPHHAVSKDTIAHWVRTVMMGAGLDVAIFKPHSTRSAATSKAKRACVPLTDILKHSGWSNHRTFNRFYNKPVVKDSFFADSVLKID; this is encoded by the exons ATGTCCGCTCCacgagaagaagaaagaaattcgCAGGAAGATAAGAATTCATCGCCAGAAGGCGGCATTGGTACGTTGGCGGGAATTTTGCAGGGAATTCAGACCTCGCTGGCAGACCTTTCTGCAGCTACGAAGAGCCAGTCAGCCGCTTTCCAAAGCCTCCATAAAGACCTTCTTCTCCGCGAGGACTCAAGCGACGAACATAAGGACAACGATAGCGGGGAAACTAGCACGGTTGACCCCACTCGTGTTGTGACTGCCTTGCTTGCCTCGAGCAGTGATGGTGTCAACAGCCAAACTACTACCTGTCAGGAAAGTTCTGACCCAGAGCAAAAATCTGACTTACTTGATAGCCTGACACAGGCTTTTATTTCTTCTGTAAAGAAGTCTCCACCTATTGCTACCCAAATTGCTGATCTGATCGACAACATTTTATCGAGAAAGCTCTCCGCCGACACGGCGAAAGAGCGCGGCGAGAAGTATTTCCCGCCGGAAAACTGTAGCCGAGTTAACGTTGGCACAGTTACGGTCAATGAAGAAATCTGGGATTTGTTATCCAGACGTGCTAAAACTGTTGATCTCGCTTTTCAGCGAGTACAAGATACCCTGACTCAGGGGCTTTCCTCTCTTGCACTTCTGCCTGATAAGTTAGCCAAGGATGCGCAGACCAACACAAGGATCAGCGCGAAAGACGTCTTGCAACACGTCATGGATAGTCTTGTTCTTATTAGCCAAGCGAACTGGAGCTTGAACATGAAGAGACGCGAACAGATCAAACCTGACCTAGAATCCCCCTTTACAAGGTTATGTAAACCAGAAATAGCTCCTACCACCAAACTTTTTGGTGATGGCCTATCCAAGCAGTTGAAAGAACTGACCGAG CACTACAATATTGAGTTTGAGGAGACACCTCCTCTGCAAATTGTGCTTCCCAAGAATATTATTTTCTCTGCATCAGACAGAGAGattgttaacaatgaaattGCTAAACTCCTTAGCAAAGGGGTCATAGAAGGAGCTCATTATACCTCAGATAGCTACATCTCCAATGTGTTTGTCCGTCCTAAAAAGGATAACACTCATCGGATGATTTTGAATCTCAAATCTCTTAATAAGTTTGTGGCTTACCACCACTTTAAGATGGATACTTTCCAAACAGCGGTCAAGCTCATTCTACCTGGTTGTTTTATGGCATCTGTCGATTTGCGAGACGCATACTATTCTATCCCTATTGTTTCAGAAGATAGAAAATTTTTGATGTTTGAATGGCAAGGCTCATATTTTCAGTTTACTTGCCTACCTAAGGGATTATCCTGTGCCCCACGGATTTTTACTAAAATTCTGAAGCCAGTTTATGCCCATCTTAGAGTGTTGGGTCATACATGTATGGGACATATTGACGACTCGTTACTCATTGCTCAGAATCCCAATGATTGTGTAAACAATATCCATGACACAGTTCGCTTATTCTCTAAACTCGGCTTCATTGTGCATCCAGAGAAATCAATTTTGAAGCCAACTCAAGAAATAGAATTCCTTGGATTCATAATTAATAGTCTTACCATGACAGTACGACTATCAGCTTCTAAATCTACAAAAGTACAGAAAGCTTGCCAAGATCTGTTGAAAAGCAAGCATATCACTGTACGGGATGTCGCCCATGTGATAGGCCTTTTGGTCTCGAGCCTTCCTACAGTACAATTTGGGGACCTTTATTACAGGAGGTTAGAGATAAATAAAATTACTGCCCTCCGACAAAACCAAGGTGACTATGATGCTGTAATGAGCCTATGTGAACATTCGAAGGCTGAATTGTTATGGTGGATAAATAATGTAGCTCAGTCACAAAGACTCCTTCTCACAACTAACCCTTACCTCATCTTAACCACAGATGATTCACGTTTGGGTTGGGGAGTTGGTTGGCACTGGAATGCTGAGGAACAGGGCTTTCATATAAACTACCTAGAAATGAAAGCCGTATTACTGGGTTTGAAATCCCTTTGTCCAAATGCCCACAATACCCACATCTGCGTTCAGTCTGATAATACTAATACCGTGACCTACATCAATGCCCTGGGTGGTGTAAAATCAGAGACCTGTAATGACATGGCCCTCCAGATTTGGGAGTGGTGCATAGCTCGACAAATTTGGCTAAGTGCTAGGCACATTCCTGGATCTCAAAACATCCAAGCTGACAGAGCTTCGCGAGCATTCAAAGATTCAATTGAATGGTCATTGTCAAACGAAGTGTTTCAATCCATTCTTAGTCACTGGGGCCCCTTTCATCTGGATATGTTTGCATCACGACTTAACTATAAAGTAAAGGACTATGTGGCCTGGCGACCTGACCCAGGGGCTGCATTTATTGATGCATTTTGCGTTAACTGGGAGCCTTATTTTTTCTATGCCTTTCCCCCTTTTAGTTTGATTCCCCGATACCTGACGAAAATAGAGAACGACCAAGACACAGGAGTACTGATCGTATCCTATTGGACAACACAGTCTTGGTTCACACCTCTGTTGAACCTTCTAGTGGACAACCCACTGCTTCTTCCTCAGTCAGACAACTTGTTACTATTGCCTCACACCGGGGAACAACACCCCCTTCGAACGAAAATGAGATTAATGGCATGCAAACTATCCGGACAAGCCTCCTGCAGAGAAATGTTTCTCACAAAGCAACCGAAATCATCATGCATTCCTGG AGGCATTAAGTATGATGCCATCAATACAGCTAAGTCAGCAATATCGGCCATAACTGAACCCAAGCACGGTCTTACACTCGGAAGCCAACCTCTAATCTCGGGGTTTATGAAAGGTGTGTTTCTAAGCAGACCCCCTGTCCCTCGTTATGAAGCTACTTGGGATGTTCAAGTTGTCTTATCTCATCTGGCCTCTTTCGCTCCAGTAAACCAGTTGGACCTTAAATCCCTTACCCACAAACTTGTTATGCTAGTGGCACTGATCTCGGCACAGAGAATGCAGAGTATCCATTTACTTGACCTGCAGTTGATGAAAACAGGAACTGATATGGTTGAGTTTGCGTTTCCAACACACATTAAACAGAGCCGACCTGGTTACAAAAACCCATCACTTCAGCTGAAAGCTTATCCCGCAGACCCTGGATTGTGCGTTGTCACTCACCTGAGGGAATATCTTGTAAGGACTCAGGAACTACGAGGATCGGAGAGCAAGTTGTGTATAAGCTATGTACGACCTCATCATGCCGTGTCTAAAGACACCATAGCTCATTGGGTGCGTACTGTTATGATGGGTGCTGGGCTGGATGTCGCCATATTTAAGCCGCACAGTACTCGATCTGCTGCAACATCGAAAGCCAAGAGGGCATGTGTCCCTCTCACTGACATATTGAAGCATTCTGGTTGGTCCAACCACCGAACATTTAAcagattttacaacaaaccagtTGTGAAAGACTCTTTTTTTGCAGATTCTGTTCTTAAAATAGACTGA